In Glycine max cultivar Williams 82 chromosome 7, Glycine_max_v4.0, whole genome shotgun sequence, a single window of DNA contains:
- the LOC100807241 gene encoding uncharacterized protein has product MATAHNTLSSLLAPQATGRTTLRIPISSKRHRKNHLRPKILKILTKPYPLALPLLPSLPPPQPIVLPQENNNLCVEIPAGQSDKFEELQVSEGTAKDNGVFQNVSAMDIFKYGGLYFLGFFVLQTIYTVWIVGVYKSNQKDGELEIDGRENRDEKTVSLPVNGASNAFLSEEQLLMEKKIEEIKLMAREARRIESEKKGKEDEDEDFEVDDDEGAVSGNRLGIEKEIGERLLRLQNRINGSAKDISAGLQINIRGNSAAGVDRGVNKDVNKGNEALVFKKKFKFKSPSNKATKTPKGFPGNRDWNESKVKKRGSESKEAAQDYGSDVSDHAQMLHEDKPVNQQDAVTQKSVSNVPSEEGGKFVDDKSKATRDSINGSLRNGLSEKNSAANRVKVKQANTKTDMWWLNLRYVFVILMQRDSEEGSEGLYSLKFTSKEQEQSDDDSYTVAFEDHADANNFCFLLKSFFEDLGSFSADAVPMSIQELNEEIISRAKKVVVVKKRQLQLYAGQPLADVEMALRSIIEQDQNAPSSP; this is encoded by the exons ATGGCTACTGCGCATAACACTCTTTCCTCTCTCCTCGCGCCTCAAGCTACCGGACGAACCACTCTTCGTATTCCAATTTCTTCAAAACGCCACAGGAAAAACCATTTGCGACCCAAAATTCTGAAAATCCTTACTAAACCCTACCCCCTCGCCCTTCCTCTTCTACCGTCACTGCCGCCGCCACAGCCTATCGTATTGCCTCAAGAAAACAACAACCTCTGCGTCGAAATTCCCGCCGGACAATCAGATAAATTTGAAGAGTTACAAGTCTCCGAGGGTACCGCGAAGGACAATGGTGTTTTCCAGAACGTTTCTGCTATGGATATATTCAAATACGGTGGTCTGTATTTTCTTGGGTTTTTTGTGTTGCAGACGATATACACCGTTTGGATTGTTGGGGTTTACAAATCCAACCAGAAAGACGGGGAATTGGAGATAGATGGAAGGGAAAATAGGGATGAGAAAACTGTGTCATTGCCTGTTAATGGTGCTAGCAATGCTTTTCTTTCTGAGGAGCAACTTTTAATGGAGAAGAAAATCGAGGAAATTAAGTTAATGGCGAGGGAAGCGCGGAGAATTGAATCAGAGAAGAAAGGGAAAGAGGATGAGGATGAGGATTTTGAAGTGGATGATGATGAAGGTGCTGTTTCTGGTAATAGACTTGGTATTGAGAAAGAGATTGGTGAGCGATTGTTAAGGCTGCAGAATAGGATAAATGGTAGTGCTAAGGATATTTCAGCAGGGTTACAGATTAATATTCGTGGGAATTCTGCTGCTGGTGTGGATAGGGGTGTCAATAAGGACGTGAATAAGGGAAATGAGGCATTGGTGTTCAAGAAGAAGTTTAAATTCAAAAGTCCTTCTAATAAGGCTACAAAAACTCCCAAGGGCTTTCCAGGGAACCGAGATTGGAACGAATCTAAGGTAAAGAAGAGGGGTTCAGAAAGTAAGGAGGCAGCTCAAGATTATGGAAGTGATGTTTCTGATCATGCACAAATGTTACATGAAGATAAACCAGTGAATCAACAGGATGCTGTGACGCAGAAGAGTGTTTCTAATGTTCCTTCGGAAGAAGGAGGAAAATTTGTTGATGACAAGTCCAAGGCGACGCGAGACAGTATAAATGGCAGTTTAAGGAATGGATTGTCTGAAAAAAATTCAGCAGCCAACAGAGTCAAAGTTAAGCAAGCAAATACTAAAACTGATATGTGGTGGCTGAACCTCCGTTATGTTTTT GTCATTCTCATGCAAAGAGATTCCGAGGAAGGATCAGAAGGTCTCTATAGCCTAAAGTTCACTTCTAAGGAACAGGAACAAAGTGATGATGATTCCTATACTGTTGCTTTTGAGGATCATGCTGATGCCAACAACTTCTGTTTTCTATTAAAATCGTTTTTTGAAGATTTGGGGTCTTTTAGTGCTGATGCAGTTCCAATGTCAATACAA GAACTGAATGAAGAAATAATATCACGTGCCAAGAAAGTCGTAGTTGTGAAAAAGAGGCAGCTTCAACTCTATGCTGGGCAACCACTTGCTGATGTTGAAATGGCATTGCGCTCTATAATAGAGCAAGATCAAAATGCACCATCATCGCCGTGA
- the LOC100806184 gene encoding F-box/kelch-repeat protein At3g06240, with translation MKRDNRRGLRRRNKTVFLPQELIIQILLRLPVKSLLRFKCVSKSWLSLITDPHFAKSHFELAAARTHRLVFFDTSSLITRSIDFNASLHDDSASVALNINFLITDTCCNVQILGSCRGFVLLDCCGSLWVWNPSTCAHKQISYSPVDMGVSFYTFLYGFGYDPLTDDYLVVQVSYNPNSDDIVNRVEFFSLRADAWKVIEGVHLSYMNCCDDIRLGLFLNGVIHWLAFRHDVSMEVIVAFDTVERSFSEIPLPVDFECNFNFCDLAVLGESLSLHVSEAEIWVMQEYKVQSSWTKTIDVSIEDIPNQYFSLICSTKSGDIIGTDGRAGLTKCNNEGQLLEYRSYSNSSRGQHQVAVYSDSLLSLPCDSEQAEEDA, from the coding sequence ATGAAGAGAGACAATCGCAGAGGATTAAGGAGAAGGAACAAGACCGTGTTTCTGCCACAGGAATTGATCATTCAAATCTTGTTGAGGTTGCCGGTCAAGTCTCTTCTACGTTTCAAATGTGTCTCTAAGTCGTGGCTCTCTCTTATCACTGACCCTCACTTTGCAAAATCACATTTTGAACTAGCTGCCGCACGCACACACAGACTTGTGTTCTTTGACACTTCTTCTCTTATAACCCGATCCATAGACTTCAATGCATCCCTTCACGATGATTCTGCTTCTGTTGcattaaacatcaattttctTATTACCGATACTTGTTGTAATGTTCAGATCCTAGGTTCCTGTAGAGGTTTTGTACTTTTGGACTGTTGTGGAAGTCTATGGGTGTGGAATCCATCCACATGTGCCCACAAACAAATATCTTACTCACCTGTTGATATGGGTGTATCTTTTTACACATTTCTATATGGTTTTGGGTATGACCCATTAACAGATGACTACTTGGTGGTTCAAGTGTCCTACAATCCGAACTCGGATGATATTGTGAACCGTGTGGAGTTTTTCTCGCTCAGAGCTGATGCGTGGAAAGTAATCGAGGGTGTGCATTTGTCTTATATGAACTGCTGTGATGATATCAGACTTGGGTTGTTCTTGAATGGTGTCATTCACTGGTTGGCTTTTCGCCATGATGTATCAATGGAAGTTATTGTTGCCTTCGATACAGTGGAAAGGAGTTTTTCAGAGATACCTCTGCCTGTTGATTTTGAATGtaactttaatttttgtgaTTTGGCCGTACTTGGAGAATCTCTCAGTCTACATGTTTCCGAAGCAGAAATATGGGTCATGCAAGAATATAAAGTGCAATCATCTTGGACTAAGACTATTGATGTGTCTATTGAGGACATTCCTAATCAATACTTCTCCCTAATTTGCTCTACAAAAAGTGGTGATATTATAGGGACAGATGGAAGAGCTGGGTTGACAAAATGTAACAATGAGGGACAGCTGCTAGAGTATCGATCCTATTCTAATAGTTCACGTGGACAACACCAGGTGGCTGTGTATTCAGACTCTCTACTTTCACTCCCTTGTGACAGTGAGCAAGCTGAAGAAGATGCGTAA
- the LOC100805645 gene encoding ubiquitin-like-specific protease ESD4 isoform X1 has protein sequence MAVVTSNGKRRQHWPSANYHFPSPNSKRPRLPTMSQNHAQSVLSSSSIISRISTYPETKPPLHREVHAPCRPRKFDSPAFNRSAHYYRKEEISHDVGNLLSKNYQRAKNSALASIRFGEKGKEVIEVDADSSKDMVSEEDSSVEEVRFVEEDGREVRSVVTEHKWQEGDLVVTEVKDLDAKDMCGGPQQQSTSSVVSELTNGDLNVVNAEKMLDILSLTPDHDLSSVQAYKKLLDALGQRTDTLNRLEAEIKVNEKRMSTFELLRPKKELVEEVPLEPFIPLTKEEEVEVAHAFSTNRKKILVSHEKSGIEISGEKFQCLRPGAWLNDEVINVYLELLKERERREPQKFLNCHFFSTFFYKRLISGKNGYDFKSVRRWTSQKKLGYGLHECDKIFVPIHKEIHWCLAVINKKDKKFQYLDSLRGTDAQVMKVLASYIVDEVKDKTGKDIDVSSWKKEFVEDLPEQQNGYDCGVFMIKYADFYSRNLGLCFNQEHMSYFRRRTAKEILRLKAN, from the exons ATGGCCGTCGTAACTAGCAACGGCAAGCGCCGCCAACATTGGCCCTCCGCGAATTACCACTTTCCATCTCCCAATTCCAAAAGACCCAGACTTCCAACAATGTCCCAAAACCACGCGCAATCCGTGTTATCCTCCAGTAGTATCATTTCTAGAATTTCTACGTACCCCGAAACCAAGCCACCCCTCCATAGGGAGGTTCACGCCCCGTGTAGACCACGTAAGTTTGATTCTCCTGCCTTCAATAGAAGTGCTCATTATTATCGCAAGGAAGAGATTAGTCACGATGTGGGCAACTTGTTAAGTAAAAATTACCAAAGGGCGAAAAATTCCGCGTTAGCTAGCATTAGGTTTGGGGAAAAGGGCAAGGAGGTGATAGAAGTGGATGCTGATAGTTCCAAGGATATGGTTTCGGAGGAGGATTCGAGTGTGGAAGAGGTTCGTTTTGTGGAAGAAGATGGACGAGAAGTGCGCTCCGTGGTGACGGAGCACAAGTGGCAAGAGGGTGATTTGGTTGTGACTGAGGTTAAGGATTTGGATGCTAAGGATATGTGTGGTGGCCCTCAGCAGCAGTCAACTTCATCCGTGGTTTCTGAGTTGACTAATGGTGATCTGAATGTGGTTAATGCTGAGAAGATGTTGGACATTCTTTCTTTGACTCCGGATCATGATCTTTCCTCCGTTCAAGCCTACAAGAAGTTGCTCGATGCTCTTGGCCAGCGAACGGATACCCTTAACAGGCTGGAGGCTGAAATTAAAGTTAACGAGAAGCGTATGTCCACGTTTGAATTGTTGCGCCCGAAGAAGGAACTAGTAGAG GAAGTTCCATTGGAACCTTTTATTCCTCTTACTAAAGAGGAAGAAGTTGAGGTTGCACATGCCTTTTCTACCAACCG GAAAAAGATCTTGGTTTCCCATGAGAAATCTGGCATTGAGATCTCGGGAGAAAAGTTTCAATGCCTTAGACCGGGTGCATGGTTAAACGATGAG GTAATAAATGTGTACCTTGAATTGCtgaaagagagggagagaagagagcCACAGAAGTTTCTGAACTGTCATTTTTTCAGTACCTTTTTCTACAAGAGG TTAATAAGTGGCAAGAATGGGTATGATTTCAAATCTGTGAGGAGATGGACCAGCCAAAAGAAATTGGGATATGGCCTACATGAATGTGATAAA ATATTTGTTCCTATCCATAAAGAGATTCATTGGTGCTTGGCTGTTATCAATAAGAAAGATAAGAAATTTCAGTATCTGGACTCACTAAGAGGAACAGATGCCCAAGTAATGAAAGTTCTG GCTAGCTATATTGTAGATGAAGTAAAGGACAAGACTGGAAAAGATATTGATGTAAGTTCTTGGAAAAAAGAATTTGTTGAAGACCTTCCTGAGCAGCAGAACGG GTATGATTGTGGGGTGTTTATGATCAAATATGCCGACTTCTATAGCAGAAACTTGGGGCTATGTTTCAACCAG GAACACATGTCTTACTTTCGGCGCAGAACAGCTAAAGAAATCTTGAGATTAAAAGCTAACTAA
- the LOC100806711 gene encoding uncharacterized protein, which produces MSMEEPQYREHPKAKIATIPPSQHSDGAAAELRGVDCNLASLCEHVQIEGFNSGSFSDIVVNAMGSTYRLHRLILSRSSYFRNMLHGPWKEAGAPVVTLHVDDKNVNDEAIAMALAYLYGHHPKLNDNNAFRVLAAASFLDLQDLCGICTDFIISELWTSNFLAYQVFAENQDYGIHGERVRTACWGYLCQSGGMELKEVLPKLSSQTLHALLTSNDLWIPNEEKRFELALHTFLAKSANCKVEHHAHGISGTESATSVHADSGSSKGKSVTDSCTSKRLETGMGKMSLKTDLEDPSTPSLLVKLADPVADFNDGVSVSNERVQQASYASSPNLNPRYSCDMEGPSLSNSLPDTDGMRTSCYVEMPLGAGATGMGATEVGIEGPSEEGPCYHLENNSWLDRDQSRHCFSSNSCNELTSSDWGRYGTPLFSWNGQVVGRRQLKSHPRGNYRGHGDEYDAFFNIFEGGSLLYCNMSFDALLNARKQLEELGFPCKAVNDGLWLQMLLSQRVQEIAADTCKVCSLMSMACTCQKQFAFSHGASTTGSYAQEHNQNIMPGNAGNIYVAESSAGERNGLFRPVRVHVRGAIDGLAGIGRGTTFVPASASPPTRFVFSRVPFGVGNRNYPQSAANDDSETRADPNGDLAGDGLTALVGLSLGGSNGTNVHTELTQRGYEMGLQSSMSGTTAGGASTGGIPMQMLETPEHTIGIEWDNVNSSSISLDLKTPLSHFPPFRFGVRFEDVHRLGDGQVKHSPEVFYAGSLWKVSVQAFNDEDPQGRRTLGLFLHRRKAEVTDIHRKVHMYVDSREKVTARYQLTVPSKREMTVFGSFKQTGTLLPKAPKGWGWRTALLFDELADLLQNGALRVIAVVQLV; this is translated from the exons ATGAGCATGGAGGAGCCTCAGTACCGCGAACATCCCAAAGCCAAAATCGCCACCATTCCGCCGTCGCAGCACTCCGATGGCGCCGCGGCCGAGTTGCGCGGTGTCGATTGCAACCTGGCTTCCCTCTGCGAGCATGTCCAAATCGAAGGCTTCAATTCCGGTTCCTTCTCTGATATCGTTGTCAATGCTATGGGTTCCACTTATCGCCTTCATCGTCTTATCCTCTCTCGCAGTTCGTATTTCAG GAACATGCTTCATGGGCCTTGGAAAGAAGCCGGTGCTCctgttgtgactcttcatgttgatgATAAGAATGTTAATGATGAGGCAATTGCAATGGCTTTGGCATATCTATATGGACACCACCCTAAGCTTAATGATAATAATGCATTTCGTGTTCTTGCTGCTGCTTCCTTTCTTGACCTGCAG GATTTGTGTGGAATTTGTACAGATTTCATTATATCTGAGCTGTGGACTTCAAACTTCTTGGCTTATCAG GTGTTTGCGGAGAACCAAGACTATGGCATTCATGGGGAGCGTGTTAGAACTGCATGCTGGGGCTACCTCTGTCAAAGTGGTGGCATGGAATTGAAAGAG GTGCTTCCTAAACTTTCATCTCAAACATTACATGCATTACTGACTTCTAATGATCTGTGGATACCCAATGAAGAGAAACG gtTTGAATTGGCTTTGCATACATTCCTGGCAAAAAGTGCTAATTGCAAGGTTGAACATCATGCGCATGGAATTTCTGGTACTGAGTCTGCAACCAGTGTCCATGCTGATTCTGGTAGCTCCAAGGGAAAAAGTGTGACTGATAGCTGCACTAGTAAGAGGTTGGAAACTGGCATGGGGAAAATGAGTCTTAAAACTGATCTAGAGGACCCTAGCACACCTAGTCTTCTAGTCAAGCTTGCAGATCCAGTGGCAGACTTCAACGACGGGGTTTCTGTTTCCAATGAACGGGTTCAACAAGCTTCATATGCCAGTTCACCAAACCTGAATCCAAGATATTCTTGTGACATGGAAGGACCGTCATTGAGTAATTCATTGCCTGATACAGATGGGATGAGAACATCGTGTTATGTTGAGATGCCTCTTGGTGCTGGAGCTACTGGTATGGGAGCCACTGAAGTGGGTATTGAAGGGCCATCTGAAGAAGGACCTTGCTACCATTTGGAGAACAATAGTTGGTTAGATAGAGATCAATCAAGACATTGCTTTTCATCGAATTCTTGTAATGAGCTCACATCCAGTGATTGGGGAAGATATGGAACACCTTTATTTTCATGGAATGGCCAGGTTGTTGGCAGAAGACAGCTTAAATCTCACCCCAGAGGAAACTACAGAGGTCATGGAGATGAATATGATgcatttttcaatatatttgaaGGGGGTTCCCTTTTATATTGCAATATGTCTTTTGATGCACTTCTAAATGCCAGAAAGCAACTTGAAGAATTAGGTTTCCCTTGCAAAGCTGTAAATGATGGTCTTTGGCTGCAG ATGCTTCTTAGTCAGAGGGTACAAGAAATTGCTGCTGATACATGCAAAGTTTGCTCCCTCATGAGTATGGCTTGCACTTGTCAGAAGCAATTTGCATTTTCACATGGAGCTTCTACCACTGGATCTTACGCACAAGAACATAATCAGAACATTATGCCTGGCAATGCGGGAAATATATATGTTGCTGAATCTTCTGCAGGCGAAAGAAATGGCCTTTTTAGACCTGTACGAGTACATGTTAGAGGTGCTATTGATGGGCTTGCAGGTATTGGCCGTGGAACTACATTTGTTCCAGCATCTGCTTCGCCACCTACACGTTTTGTCTTTTCTCGTGTACCATTTGGTGTTGGCAACAGAAACTATCCTCAGTCTGCAGCCAATGATGATTCAGAGACACGTGCTGACCCAAATGGAGACCTGGCTGGAGATGGCTTGACAGCTTTAGTTGGGCTAAGCCTGGGAGGGAGTAATGGAACAAATGTACATACAGAGCTAACACAAAGGGGATATGAAATGGGCTTGCAAAGCAGCATGTCTGGAACTACTGCTGGAGGTGCAAGTACTGGTGGCATTCCCATGCAGATGTTAGAGACACCGGAACATACCATTGGTATAGAATGGGACAATGTCAACAGTAGTTCCATATCACTGGATTTGAAAACACCTTTAAGCCATTTCCCCCCTTTTCGCTTTGG TGTACGTTTTGAGGATGTGCATAGGCTTGGTGATGGCCAGGTCAAGCATTCTCCAGAAGTTTTCTATGCTGGTTCTTTGTGGAAG GTCAGTGTACAAGCTTTTAATGATGAAGACCCCCAGGGACGGCGAACCCTTG GGTTGTTTCTTCACCGTCGGAAGGCAGAGGTAACTGATATACATAGAAAG GTGCATATGTATGTTGACTCGCGGGAAAAGGTGACTGCACGCTACCAG TTGACCGTCCCATCCAAGAGAGAAATGACGGTGTTTGGAAGCTTTAAACAAACAGGCACTCTTCTACCTAAAGCTCCTAAGGGATGGGGATGGCGAACTGCCCTGTTATTTGATGAGCTTGCTGATCTTCTTCAAAACGGTGCCCTAAGGGTCATTGCTGTAGTGCAGCTTGTTTAA
- the LOC100805645 gene encoding ubiquitin-like-specific protease ESD4 isoform X2, which yields MAVVTSNGKRRQHWPSANYHFPSPNSKRPRLPTMSQNHAQSVLSSSSIISRISTYPETKPPLHREVHAPCRPRKFDSPAFNRSAHYYRKEEISHDVGNLLSKNYQRAKNSALASIRFGEKGKEVIEVDADSSKDMVSEEDSSVEEVRFVEEDGREVRSVVTEHKWQEGDLVVTEVKDLDAKDMCGGPQQQSTSSVVSELTNGDLNVVNAEKMLDILSLTPDHDLSSVQAYKKLLDALGQRTDTLNRLEAEIKVNEKRMSTFELLRPKKELVEEVPLEPFIPLTKEEEVEVAHAFSTNRKKILVSHEKSGIEISGEKFQCLRPGAWLNDEVINVYLELLKERERREPQKFLNCHFFSTFFYKRLISGKNGYDFKSVRRWTSQKKLGYGLHECDKIFVPIHKEIHWCLAVINKKDKKFQYLDSLRGTDAQVMKVLASYIVDEVKDKTGKDIDVSSWKKEFVEDLPEQQNGYDCGVFMIKYADFYSRNLGLCFNQSPSYQVH from the exons ATGGCCGTCGTAACTAGCAACGGCAAGCGCCGCCAACATTGGCCCTCCGCGAATTACCACTTTCCATCTCCCAATTCCAAAAGACCCAGACTTCCAACAATGTCCCAAAACCACGCGCAATCCGTGTTATCCTCCAGTAGTATCATTTCTAGAATTTCTACGTACCCCGAAACCAAGCCACCCCTCCATAGGGAGGTTCACGCCCCGTGTAGACCACGTAAGTTTGATTCTCCTGCCTTCAATAGAAGTGCTCATTATTATCGCAAGGAAGAGATTAGTCACGATGTGGGCAACTTGTTAAGTAAAAATTACCAAAGGGCGAAAAATTCCGCGTTAGCTAGCATTAGGTTTGGGGAAAAGGGCAAGGAGGTGATAGAAGTGGATGCTGATAGTTCCAAGGATATGGTTTCGGAGGAGGATTCGAGTGTGGAAGAGGTTCGTTTTGTGGAAGAAGATGGACGAGAAGTGCGCTCCGTGGTGACGGAGCACAAGTGGCAAGAGGGTGATTTGGTTGTGACTGAGGTTAAGGATTTGGATGCTAAGGATATGTGTGGTGGCCCTCAGCAGCAGTCAACTTCATCCGTGGTTTCTGAGTTGACTAATGGTGATCTGAATGTGGTTAATGCTGAGAAGATGTTGGACATTCTTTCTTTGACTCCGGATCATGATCTTTCCTCCGTTCAAGCCTACAAGAAGTTGCTCGATGCTCTTGGCCAGCGAACGGATACCCTTAACAGGCTGGAGGCTGAAATTAAAGTTAACGAGAAGCGTATGTCCACGTTTGAATTGTTGCGCCCGAAGAAGGAACTAGTAGAG GAAGTTCCATTGGAACCTTTTATTCCTCTTACTAAAGAGGAAGAAGTTGAGGTTGCACATGCCTTTTCTACCAACCG GAAAAAGATCTTGGTTTCCCATGAGAAATCTGGCATTGAGATCTCGGGAGAAAAGTTTCAATGCCTTAGACCGGGTGCATGGTTAAACGATGAG GTAATAAATGTGTACCTTGAATTGCtgaaagagagggagagaagagagcCACAGAAGTTTCTGAACTGTCATTTTTTCAGTACCTTTTTCTACAAGAGG TTAATAAGTGGCAAGAATGGGTATGATTTCAAATCTGTGAGGAGATGGACCAGCCAAAAGAAATTGGGATATGGCCTACATGAATGTGATAAA ATATTTGTTCCTATCCATAAAGAGATTCATTGGTGCTTGGCTGTTATCAATAAGAAAGATAAGAAATTTCAGTATCTGGACTCACTAAGAGGAACAGATGCCCAAGTAATGAAAGTTCTG GCTAGCTATATTGTAGATGAAGTAAAGGACAAGACTGGAAAAGATATTGATGTAAGTTCTTGGAAAAAAGAATTTGTTGAAGACCTTCCTGAGCAGCAGAACGG GTATGATTGTGGGGTGTTTATGATCAAATATGCCGACTTCTATAGCAGAAACTTGGGGCTATGTTTCAACCAG AGTCCCTCATATCAGGTGCATTAA